ATGCTTTTTGTCTATAGTGGATTTTTGTTTAGCCTGTGTGCTGCATTTTTAGGAATAGCATTTTTTATCTCTACTATTGTGAAATCTCACGATGTTGCACTGGGGGCTAGCTTTGTAGTTTGGATAACGCTTCTTGCCTTTATCGATATTGCTCTTATAGGACTGATGCTTGCAAATAGATGGAATGATGATCTCATTATTGCTCTTTCGCTTCTCAATCCTTTAGAGGTGTTTCGCGTAGGGGCTATTAGTCTTTTTGATCCAGAGCTTACAGTGATGGGGCCTGTTGCATACTTTTTGCTTGATACCTTTGGTCATACGATGATACTGTTTTATGCAGTGCTCTATCCTTTAGTATTAGGCATACTCTTTGCGATGTTAGGCTATTACTTTTTCAAAAAACGGGATCTACTCTAAAGGAGTGTATATGAAAAAAATTTTTGCAATATTTCTCTTTGTTACGCTACTTTTTGGACAAAATGCGTCAAAGGATAGTAAGAGCTCTCAAAAAGCAACTCTTGACCCTATTTACCATCTTGATGTAAATAAAAATCCTAAGTTCCAG
The Nitratiruptor tergarcus DSM 16512 genome window above contains:
- a CDS encoding ABC transporter permease; the encoded protein is MKNLFLIAKLDIKESTRSKWFFVYLLVFGGLMALFFVTGITDSVVMGFTGLSRLLLVYMQVTIVILPIFILITTVKSISGDRESAILEYMLSFPVSLKEYYWGKMLGRFFIVFFPVFLALVLGIVWGVFKGGELPWKMLFVYSGFLFSLCAAFLGIAFFISTIVKSHDVALGASFVVWITLLAFIDIALIGLMLANRWNDDLIIALSLLNPLEVFRVGAISLFDPELTVMGPVAYFLLDTFGHTMILFYAVLYPLVLGILFAMLGYYFFKKRDLL